One Setaria viridis chromosome 7, Setaria_viridis_v4.0, whole genome shotgun sequence genomic region harbors:
- the LOC117865218 gene encoding mRNA cap guanine-N(7) methyltransferase 2, producing MNVAVPPPPPPHLRLYEFAKTALIKIFSFPYATVCDLYCDGGVDTDKWCDAQVGHYIGIDASASGVSDARELWENKRKPFTAEFIELDPSDDDFEAQVQEKGIQADIVCCMQHLQLCFESEERAKKLLNNVSSLLKPGGYFFGMTPDSSTIWTKYQKNVEASHNKGLKTVPNSIRSENYTITFEVEEEKFPFFGKKYQLKFASEAVFENHCLVHFPSLMRLAREAGLEYVEIQNLTEFYDDNRIQFAPMLGGYSASFLDARGKLVTRSYDILGLYSTFVFQKPDPDAIPPIVTPDLHDTDNAHEEEWLRRQQASADDGRRSHTDVLPLDHEKGILGPGPADMRL from the exons ATGAACGTGGcagtgccaccaccaccaccaccacatcttCGGCTATATGAATTTGCCAAGACCGCCCTCATCAaaattttttcctttccttatGCTACG GTCTGTGACTTGTATTGCGATGGTGGAGTTGATACTGACAAGTGGTGTGATGCCCAGGTTGGCCACTACATAGGAATCG ATGCCTCTGCATCGGGTGTCAGCGATGCCCGTGAGCTATGGGAGAACAAGAGGAAACCTTTCACTGCTGAGTTCATCGAGTTGGATCCTTCTGAT GATGATTTTGAAGCTCAAGTGCAGGAAAAGGGCATCCAAGCAGATATAGTTTGTTGTATGCAGCACTTGCAG TTATGCTTCGAGAGTGAAGAACGGGCAAAGAAGCTTCTGAATAATGTATCATCACTTCTCAAACCTGGAGGCTACTTTTTTGGCATGACTCCTGATTCATCTACAATATG GACAAAATATCAAAAGAATGTTGAGGCTTCACATAACAAAGGTCTGAAGACTGTTCCAAATAGCATTCGCTCGGAGAATTATACCATTACCTTTGAAGTTGAGGAAGAAAA GTTTCCTTTCTTCGGGAAAAAGTACCAACTCAAATTTGCGAGTGAAGCAGTATTTGAAAATCACTGCCTGGTCCACTTTCCCAGCCTTATGAG ATTAGCAAGGGAGGCTGGACTTGAATATGTGGAGATCCAGAATTTAACTGAGTTTTATGATGATAACAG AATACAATTTGCTCCAATGCTTGGTGGTTACAGTGCAAGTTTTTTGGATGCTCGTGGAAAGCTTGTTACTCGTTCCTACGACATTTTAG GCTTGTATTCAACTTTTGTATTTCAGAAGCCTGACCCAGATGCAATACCACCTATTGTAACACCCGACTTGCATGATACTGATAATGCTCACGAAGAG GAATGGCTCCGACGGCAGCAGGCATCAGCAGATGATGGGAGGCGCTCCCATACGGATGTGCTTCCCTTGGATCATGAGAAAGGCATCCTGGGTCCTGGACCTGCAGATATGAGGCTTTGA
- the LOC117865312 gene encoding flavonol 4'-sulfotransferase, giving the protein MLLTYESPFHCIAMSSSFKQPFLSQDEEKTNAETKTNHQELYQRYANSVSSSPSAEGLSHLILHRHHQGWHGSRMCIAGAMAADACFTARPSDIVVATLPKSGTTWIKSLLYATVHRRKYPADAADHPFNSFGPHECVKFLEYQICTGKETKDNLDELPDPRILATHVPFVALPAAVVASGCKIVYMCRDPKDSMVSLWHFANKLRASEGLEPLPVETAAGLFCYGMSALGPYWDHVLGYWRAHLARPEQVLFFKYEEVWRDPPAHVRRLAAFVGLPFDVEEEENGAVDAIVRLCSFEHMRGLEVAKSGKTEFVVGAVEDSSFFRPGGVGDWANHLSPEAARRIDAITEARFKGSGLSV; this is encoded by the coding sequence ATGCTGCTGACATACGAATCCCCATTTCACTGCATAGCCATGTCTTCCTCCTTCAAGCAACCCTTTCTCTCACAAGACGAGGAAAAAACGAACGCGGAAACAAAAACCAACCACCAAGAACTCTACCAGCGTTACGCCAACTCGGTCTCCTCCTCGCCAAGCGCGGAAGGCCTGTCCCACCTCAtactccaccgccaccaccaaggATGGCATGGCAGCCGAATGTGCATAGCCGGTGCCATGGCCGCGGATGCGTGCTTCACCGCGCGCCCCTCGGACATCGTCGTCGCCACCCTGCCCAAGTCCGGCACCACGTGGATCAAGTCGCTTCTGTACGCCACCGTGCACCGCCGAAAATATCCTGCTGATGCCGCCGACCACCCTTTCAACTCCTTCGGCCCCCACGAATGCGTCAAGTTCTTGGAGTACCAAATCTGCACCGGCAAGGAGACCAAAGACAACCTCGACGAGCTCCCGGACCCAAGGATCCTTGCCACGCACGTCCCGTTCGTGGCGCTACCGGCAGCCGTGGTCGCGTCGGGATGCAAGATCGTGTACATGTGCCGCGACCCCAAGGACTCCATGGTCTCGCTCTGGCACTTTGCGAACAAGCTCAGGGCCAGCGAAGGCCTCGAGCCTCTCCCGGTGGAGACCGCCGCCGGGTTGTTCTGCTACGGCATGTCGGCGTTAGGGCCCTACTGGGACCACGTCCTCGGGTACTGGCGCGCTCACCTGGCGCGTCCCGAGCAGGTGCTCTTCTTCAAGTACGAGGAGGTCTGGAGGGACCCTCCGGCGCACGTCCGGAGGCTGGCCGCGTTCGTGGGCCTCCCGTtcgacgtcgaggaggaggagaacggcGCGGTGGACGCCATCGTGAGGCTGTGCTCGTTCGAGCACATGCGCGGGCTGGAGGTGGCCAAGAGCGGCAAGACGGAGTTTGTGGTTGGCGCGGTGGAGGACAGCTCGTTCTTCCGGCCCGGAGGGGTCGGGGACTGGGCGAACCATCTGTCGCCGGAGGCAGCGCGGCGCATCGACGCTATTACTGAGGCCAGGTTCAAGGGTTCCGGTCTCAGTGTTTAG
- the LOC117865313 gene encoding alpha-amylase/subtilisin inhibitor: MGGPAGAVRLVLLLLSVLAASLSRVAAAPSPVYDMDGHELSADADYYVLPAPRGSGGGGGGGLTMAPHTFRCPLFVAQEDDPLRRGFPVRFTPLHGHGGDRTVRVSFDVAIHFAAVTTCVQTTEWHVAGRGDEPFASGPRHVVTGPVLAPTAGGRERVFRVERHSHGYILVWCGVPTECEELGVFRDERDRAWLAVSDEPHVVVFKKAPPTPA; this comes from the coding sequence ATGGGCGGCCCGGCCGGCGCCGtgcgcctcgtcctcctcctcctctccgtccTAGCCGCCTCCCTCTCGCGCGTCGCCgcggccccgtcgccggtgtACGACATGGACGGGCACGAGCTGAGCGCCGACGCGGACTACTACGTCCTCCCGGCCCctcgcgggagcggcggcgggggtggcggcgggctcACCATGGCCCCCCACACGTTCCGGTGCCCGCTCTTCGTCGCGCAGGAGGACGACCCGCTCCGCAGGGGCTTCCCCGTGCGCTTCACGCCGCtgcacggccacggcggcgaccgGACCGTGCGCGTCTCCTTCGACGTGGCCATCCACTTCGCCGCGGTGACGACGTGCGTGCAGACCACCGAGTGGCacgtcgccggccgcggcgacgaGCCTTTCGCGTCCGGCCCCCGGCACGTCGTCACCGGCCCGGTGCTGGCCCCGACCGCGGGCGGCAGGGAGAGGGTGTTCCGCGTCGAGAGGCACAGCCACGGGTACATTCTGGTGTGGTGCGGGGTGCCCACCGAGTGCGAGGAACTGGGCGTGTTCAGGGACGAGAGGGACCGCGCGTGGCTCGCCGTGTCCGACGAGCCTCATGTGGTCGTGTTCAAGAAGGCGCCACCCACACCTGCGTGA
- the LOC117862894 gene encoding putative GEM-like protein 8, whose amino-acid sequence MASSAAALRYQSAIPYTLRHPLRLFASFSAKQARSAPSSLLSLCLACVVVTSRLALLTAMRKSGSSGHVIGVPVTSKAYGIEEGTCRKSDGDHLAVSLTHPSPYASFDYKHSSKDHQVIRWVSKLSRRAQGFREHVTLGPKLSETVKGKLSLGARILQAGGVERVFRQAFSAEKGERLVKALQCYLYTTGGPIAGMLFVSTKKVAFRSDRPITVASPKGDTARVTYKVVIPLRRIGKVRPSENADRPEEKYIHVATVDGFEFWFMGFVSYQRSFKYMQQAVSELQ is encoded by the exons ATGGCGTCCTCGGCAGCTGCACTCCGGTACCAATCCGCAATTCCTTACACGCTAAGGCATCCTCTTCGGCTCTTCGCTTCATTCAGCGCGAAGCAGGCTAGATCGGCGCCGAGCTCTCTGCTCTCTCTCTGCTTAGCTTGTGTTGTGGTCACTAGTCGGCTAGCACTCCTAACAGCCATGAGGAAGTCGGGCAGCAGCGGCCATGTCATCGGAGTTCCGGTCACCTCCAAGGCGTATGGGATAGAGGAGGGAACGTGCAGGAAGAGCGACGGCGATCACCTTGCTGTCTCGTTGACGCACCCCAGCCCTTACGCGTCTTTCGACTACAAGCACA GCAGCAAAGATCATCAGGTGATCCGCTGGGTGAGCAAGCTGAGCAGGCGGGCGCAAGGCTTCAGGGAGCATG TGACCCTGGGCCCAAAGCTGTCGGAGACGGTGAAGGGAAAGCTGAGCCTGGGCGCGCGGATCCTGCAGGCCGGCGGGGTGGAGCGCGTGTTCCGGCAGGCGTTCTCCGCCGAGAAGGGCGAGCGGCTGGTCAAGGCGCTGCAGTGCTACCTCTACACCACCGGCGGCCCCATCGCCGGGATGCTCTTCGTGTCCACCAAGAAGGTCGCCTTCCGCAGCGACCGCCCCATCACGGTGGCCTCTCCCAAGGGTGACACGGCGCGGGTGACCTACAAGGTGGTGATCCCGCTCCGGAGGATCGGCAAGGTGCGGCCCAGCGAGAACGCCGACAGGCCGGAGGAGAAGTACATCCACGTCGCCACGGTGGACGGCTTCGAGTTCTGGTTCATGGGGTTCGTCAGCTACCAGCGGTCGTTCAAGTACATGCAGCAGGCCGTCTCGGAGCTGCAATGA
- the LOC117862666 gene encoding GEM-like protein 4 has product MEKARREHVIGIPVSNRAFGIEEPADFPSKGGAYHGDAKNPTNFGRAGKFGRTGDRVAQGLKEHVTLGPKLYETVKGKLSLGARILQAGGVEKVFRRWFSVEKGEKLLKASQCYLSTTAGPIAGMLFISTEKIAFRSDRSLALTSARGDTVRVPYKVAIPLRRVKTAKPSENKHRPEQKYVQVVTDDGFEFWFMGFVRYQVSLQELEKAIAQSQ; this is encoded by the exons ATGGAGAAGGCCAGGCGCGAGCATGTGATCGGCATCCCAGTGAGCAACAGGGCGTTCGGCATTGAGGAGCCGGCGGATTTCCCGAGCAAAGGGGGCGCCTATCACGGCGACGCCAAGAACCCAACCAATTTTGGGCGGGCTGGAAAATTCGGCAGGACGGGAGACAGGGTCGCCCAAGGCCTGAAAGAACATG TGACCCTCGGGCCAAAACTCTACGAGACCGTGAAGGGCAAGCTGTCGCTGGGGGCGAGGATCCTCCAGGCAGGCGGCGTGGAGAAGGTCTTCCGGCGGTGGTTCTCCGTCGAGAAGGGCGAGAAGCTCCTCAAGGCCTCGCAGTGCTAcctctccaccaccgccggcccgATCGCCGGCATGCTCTTCATATCCACGGAGAAGATCGCCTTCCGGAGCGACCGGTCGCTGGCGCTGACCTCTGCCAGGGGCGACACGGTGCGGGTGCCGTACAAGGTCGCCATCCCGCTGAGGAGGGTCAAGACGGCCAAGCCCAGCGAGAACAAGCACCGGCCGGAGCAGAAGTACGTGCAGGTCGTGACGGACGACGGATTCGAGTTCTGGTTCATGGGGTTCGTCAGGTACCAGGTGTCCCTGCAGGAACTGGAGAAGGCCATCGCGCAGTCGCAATGA